ATCACAATTACGAATTAAATCAACACAATTCTATTAGGGTTCTAAATTCAGTAACATAAACATAATATATGAAACATACCTTGATCCACGGCTTTCTTGATGTTAATTCCTTAAGCGTAATTGTTCTTCTCTCTAACCATCTTGTTTTAAATAAGCCTTTTCTAATGGTGCAAAGcttagcttttttttttttatggtgATTCTTTTTTAAGCAATTCTCAAAGGAAAAGAATGTGCcgagccaaaaaaaaaaaagaggaggaCAGTTACTTGATacagaaaaaataacctcTCTTTAATCTcttctatatttaattaagtaacCACCCTACTTACCAATAATAATcctataattatattattatatggatagtgtaataaattttatcgTATAATTTAATGAAGGTAGAGACAAAGGTATTATTCCAATGTTGCAATtcataattaactaataaccATTATATTAGTTCATTTAATACTAgactatatatttaattatggatcattaatataagattataataataataataattttacaaCAAAATTCTCATCCAGATATAACTTTGTTAATATCCCATCTGAGCTTCAAGCAAGTTTGATCTTGGCTAATACTTTGCTTTGAGCACTTGAGAAGAAAGtgaattttcattattttacaGTCTCCATTCTTGCTTTGCCAATAATGCTATATTGAACCAATGCAGATTTTTGAACCGCAATCCTCCATCCTGTTTAGCAACACACATTTTATCCCACTTTAGTCAATGCATCTTATGATCATTATGCATGTGCCCCCACCAAAAATTCTCTATCATTTGTTGTATGTCCTCAGAAAAAAGTAATTGGGAGTAAAATGCAACTCATGATATAATTTGGAATCGCTTGAGTAATCGCCTTAATGAGCACTTCTTTACCTGCCCTTGATAAGCACTTCTCTTTCCAACCCGAAATCTTTTTCCAAAGTCTGTCCTTTATGTTGCCCAACCTCCTCTACACCGAGTAATTCCTTGATTGCATCTCTTGTTGGTTGCGCCATATTAGCACTGAAAAAAATCtccaatttttcaaaatttattttctggCTCGAGTCTACCTCAGAATTTTGTTTCAAATTTTGGCACTCCCTAATGTTTGCCCGAGCGAAAAGAATGCTATCATCTGcagaaaataaatgagaaatCTTCGGACTAATCCTACAAACTTTCACCCCATGAATGTCATTGTTATGTATAACTTTCCTAATCATTGTGATAACCCTTCTTCACATAAGATTAATAAAGAGGGCGATATAGTTGACGAAGACCCCTGGTTAGTTTAAGAAAAGCTTTACATTGgccattaataataaatgaaaaagaagtaCAAGACAAACAATTCATAATCAAAGTAATAAAATGATCAGGAAACTTCATCTTAATCATGATTCTCTAGAGATATTCCCACACAAGGCCTGACATCTCTTACATAGTTAACAAACTTAGTCAGTATATGCAACATCCTACAACAATTCATCTCTAAGGAGTCAAAAGAGTCTTAAGATATCTAAAGAGCACTAGAAAGAGATTTTACATTAAGCCATGCACTGCTCTAACTCTTCAAAGCTTTACTGATGCTGACTATGCATGTTGTCTAGATGAGATAAAATCAACAACTGGCTACTGTGTGTATCTTGGTAAGACTCTAGTGTCCTGGTCATCCAAGAAATAAAAGGATGTATCCAAATCAAGTGCAGAATCTGAATATAAGGCTTTAGCAGAAGCTACTTGTGAAATTATctggttagaatcatttctaaaagaaatttccTTCTCTCCCATCTGCACCCCTGTCCTTTGGTGTGATAATCTCAGTGCTAGTGTTCTAGCAGCTAATCTTGTTTTCCACACTAGAACTAAGCATATAGAGGTGGATGTGCACTTTATAAGAAATAGAGTCTTAACAAAGAAGTTGGATGTCAGGTTTATTCCTTTCCATGATCAAACTGCAGATTGTCTCACTAAAACCTTATCTCACAGTCCATTCGAGTTCATGAGGGAAAAATTTGGTGTGGTTGAATCAGAGATATCCACCCCAAGTTTGGAAGGGAGAGTTAGAACCAATCCAAGAAAAGGGTTTGGTGTAACCTCCAAGGAAGCTCCAAGCTACATGTCGTCAGTGCACTGTCAGTAAGCATATCGTTCTTATCTATTAGTtgtctttatctttatttgttgttattacaatagatcctatGATGTTTCTTTGCTTTGTATAGTTACGTGTATGGCTAGGATTACTTCATTAATTAGGGCTTCTTGTATTGTCTTTACcatataaatgaaatattctcctcagctcaagttATGTTGAGATTTGTCCAGCCATTATCTTCATTTCTTCACTAGTTAAATCTTTTTGTAAGCAGATGGAAATTAACAGTAATGAAATTTCCATTCCATGTTGGACAAGTCTTTGGAAAAGCTTATCACTGCCGCAACTTGAACTATTGGTTTGGTTAGTTTTGCATGGTAAAGTGAATACAAGAAGTTAGTGAAAAGAGGAATTCTTGATCTATCCTTAAACATATGTCCTCTATGCAACTCGTTTCCTATAGAAGTCGAACACTTGTTCATTCATTACCGCTGGTCTTGGAAAATCTAGTCTAAACTGTTTGCTTGGTGGAACCAAGTATGGTGTATTCCTTTCTTCGTTTTGATTTTTATGAACAATAATAACAGTAAGTTTTAGAGTACAGAATGAAGATTAGCTTTGTTTGCGGTAATTTGGTCAATATGGATTGAAAGGAATAACATGGTGTTTAATAACACATCTCCAGATCATAACAAAGTGTTTAATCTAATACTTGTTTGGCTAACCTTCTGGATTCAAGCTTTTGATCCATCCTTTCCTTATTCAACAAATCAAATGTTGATTTCCTCGGAATGTATCGAAAATTGGGAGAAAGAAAAGCTCCAAAGACCTGTTACTTTATAGTGCCCACCACAAACTCCCTCCCTTAAATGGAATGTGGACGCCTCAGTTATAGGCAAACTGGGACCACTTGGTGTTGGAGGGATTCTTAGATCCCATGGCTGGATATTTAAAGCAATTTTTTCTTGTTCAATTAGGATCAAGGACTCTAATGAGGCAAAAATTATTAGCAACTCAAGGCTATCGAGCTCTCCAGCAATAAAAACATCTTATGCAACtcttatataataatagaatCTGATTCTTCAAATGCAATTAAGTGGGTTAATGACAGCTTAGATAATTGCCCATGGAAGTTAAGGGATTCACTCACCAAACTCAAACTACCCATTAGTCTGCCAAGTTTCGTTAGTTTATCTCATGTATATCGTGAAGTTAACTTCACTGCTGCCAGTCTAGGGAAATCAGGTGTTGCTCGAAACTCCAACTTTATTACATGGTTCTGAGTTGTCTGTGTAATTCAGTCATCTCCTACTGTATTGCTACATTGTGTTATATAATTTGGTCTGGATGTGTTTTGAACGAAACTAAGTTTGTTCTAGGAATAGCTTCTGCTTTCTTTTTGCTATGTAGATGATTATATCGCAGCTACTCTCAATTGGAAGTTTCGCTTACAGTAAACGGCTTCTCAGTCACCAACACCTACGCTGCATTCTACACCATGATCTATTGATCTAGCTTTCTGTTGTTTTTAGgtgtttctttattatattatgtaatTACCAACgtctttttctgtttctttgttACAAATCCTCTAGTTTGCTCTTTCTCAAGCTCTGTAATATGAGGTAGCTGGGGTTTTTTCACATGGATTGTATTGCTTAGGGTTCAATCATTTTCGGGTGTTGCAGGGGAGCCTATCAGCTTGGTTAGTTTCGCAACACAATCCATGTTTTCTTCCATTCTGAAaacttgataataaataaacttttttatcaaagaaatttaaatatgcaTCGAATGCTGAAATATAAATCACTTTACGATTCATTACTATATATACACCTAGTagcttataaaataattaataataactacTCCATTGAATTTTTTCCAAGTATATGACGTCCTATAGTTGCTACTGATAGAAGATTGGTTACACTTCACAGatcatttcatttcatttcatatCAATGAAAATTAGATCTACTATTGCTTTCATTCTCAGAAACTTCCTCGCCGATTCGTGCTTGGAGCTCTTTAACCTGTTCTTTAAGTCGACGAATTTCACCAGCGCTGCCATAGATCGGGTCTCGGATTCTTGCATTTGCTTCATACACCATGCTGTTTATTGCATCTGCTCTTTGAGACTCTGGAAGTTGCTGGTGTTGGCATATGAACAATTCAAGCTTGAAAGAGCCCTTATAGATTTTCTTCATGTATAAAGTAGATTTAAATTCAATCTTTGATTAAGCGGTAGTGTTTATGGAAAGAGTAATTGCATAAGAAAATCCCATATAGAATGAATAAGCTGATCAAATGGTTTTGTGCTTCATTAGTTTTCTTAAATCCAAATGAAAAgtatctatttctttttctatatacCGAGGGGAATATCTTAAGAAAAGAACGTCAATAGATCGTGGactatataatagaaaataatcagcCCCTCGCACtcaccataaaaataaaaattcatctaATGCAGAACAAAGGATGATTCAAATACAATAAGATCCATTTActcctttcaattaagcacTCCTTATAGGACTCCTTTCATTTAAGCACTCCTTTCATTTAAACACTCCTTATAGGAcactaaaatttaagaaaatatttaccTACACATCAATCTTGCAACCTTTACCATTCTAGTTATGAAGTctcaaaaatttgaaattggagaaaaaaattcttaatcgACTCATTCTATCATGTTAATtacttatagaaattaatgatataattgttattgaacttcattgattttttattgcaaagttatattttgtttcattttagtaatttaattttaattttatattaatccaGTCATTTTTACAAATGAGAAATTGACatgctataaaaataattagagatAAATAATGAAGTTTCAATTACTTATTggtaaaatgactaaattgttgtcaaaaataaaattgaatgttcaaaataaaataaattaaaattttgtgataaaaaaaataaattcaaaatttagtgATCATTTATAGacaaatttaatgaaaataaattatattacctaaagtaattaatttaaattaattataaatatttgattagaatatttaagataaattatcCTAGGTGATATAGTATTACTAATTATAGTaactcaattttttttgttaaatgtGTCGTGTGATAAACAGGACAGTAAAAGAAAGTGAGGAAGGGGCAGGAAACGACATAGAAAATTTGGGCAAAGGGTTTGAACAAAGGCAATAAAACATCTCGGCTGTCAACACCAAGATTCATGACCAGAGCAACAGGTTTATTGTCGTCGCAGTCCATTTCATGACCCAATTTTACAGAGAAggtacaaaagaaaaaaaaaacagaagaaaagaTTTGCTATTAATTTTTGGTGATCATTGTTTAGGGATCCAGCAACTGTGGTTCTGTGAGATTTGAACATATGGCCAAAGCATACAGAGCAACTGAGAAAATGAAGGGTTGCGAATTAGCGGATCAtagttgaagaagaaaaagaaccaCATAAACAGTTTGAAGtccgaatttttttttctgtctTTTTCGATTTCTTTTTAGTCAATCCTGAATTGCCTTCATATGacttgtaatttattttacgtTGCGAATAAAAATCTAGATACTAGAACAGTTTGAGGTATTATACCTGTAAGAGTTTGTTGATATTGCTTGCTCCAAAGACTCTATGAACAGTGCTGAAATTGAATGGCCCATTGGGAGGAAAAAAAGGAGCGAAAAGACATTTCTCGGTGCATCGCCGACGAAGGAGTTTGCAGGCATCACAAGGAGGACGAACAACAGCAGCACGAAGGAGAGGAGGAAGAGGAGGTCCAGCATCCGCAGTAGGAGGTGGGAGGGGAGTTGAAGAGCACTGGGAATCAGGTGCTAGTAGAAGACTTGGAGGAGACTGAAGAGGAGATGTTATGCTTGGAAAAGACTCGGAAGATGAAGGTGACGACGGTGAAGAGGGAGGATTAGATTTAGAGTTTGTAGAGGGAAACAAGAATGGATTAAAATCTCGATTGTTCCCCATTTCCAGTGACTGAAATATGTAATGACAATTCAAAAATTAGAATCTAATTAGTACTGAAAATTAATTCGACTGATCCCTAAATTCTTAGCTAGCAggaataaaactaattttacaATGGTATGTAttatagttattaattattttatttatatcggttgatttttaataattcatttttcattttggatagttgataataataaataaattaattaatataaatataatatttaaataaataatattagacTGAATGTAGCtcagaaatattttttgttagcttatttattttcatatgtaaaaagtattataaaattttatttgagtttGGGCTTAAATTGGCAGTATTTTAAGAACagattttctaaataaaaaatcatattaaactCAACagcatataaataaaatattatataaatttttttataatttaattaaaattttaaatataagactattaaaatttttaaaatagtttatcatttgtaaaaattttatccgtaaattttaaattaattttagatataataattataaattatgtaaataattaatagtataaaaacattaataaaagaacataataataaaaaaatattaatattaattattgaaaacaatAGAATCTAATAATGTAATTTAACATAAccaaagataataaaataattaacccttgaattaatatatatattcttcttTCCACATCATTGTCCACTGGCAGGAGTCAAAAAATGTTTCTGCATCATTTCGACAAGAAGGAAGCAggatatattaaattaaaaaggaaaatgttAACGCCTCACTCTCAATTATTTCGCTTAAATTTTCCTTGAAATGTGTAGCAGGAAGTGGACCCCTTCCCCCTCTCCTTCCCTGTCTCTTCTTATTTGTCTCGTGTTTCTGAAATTTAAACTTGAAAATTCTACTCCCTCTcttctatttaaatataattttttgtcATCCgttttagaatataatttattttttaattattagtccaataactaattattaaaaatgtacTTTATTAATTGACACAATATTAGCATAAAATGTATAATGAAATGTGACTTactttacaaatataaaattttaatgaagacatttttaaaaagtaatataaattaatggcactaatttaaaagtttttaaattttttatctgtatgtaaattaaaaatagaatatcaaaataagataaataatatataatatttttatgggattctcaaaaataaaaatatattattcgATATTGAATTAAAACAACTCACATATTAGTAAATAGAAGAGTGCtgtacattttttttttattacttttttttattttttttctataaataaatatatctcatattttataactaatataactataaagataaataataataacatttttgTAATATCTTTAGAATACTggttttttactttatttcaCCAtcctaatttaatattaacttCATATTATTGTTAATGAAAACCTATGTAAATATTACATCTTTGATAttgcatttttttcttttggaaatcAGATGATAAATATCATTACTAAAGAGAGGATAGTACATGTTCTTGCAATACAAAGCAAAATCCTAGGCACTCTTACATTTTTAAGGAgccaattaattatttgtttgtcTCTCTATGAATGtacttaaataaaagaatacatatgtaaaaaataaaaataaaagaagaaattcatGGTCACTTGAATTTCCAAGGAACACTGCACAATGGCTATTGAGTCAAGTTCCACGATGGTAAATCCGGTTACTGTTGATGTATATGCACCATTTCACCTCTGTTGTTTCCAACTTTtgcctcctttcttttttctcttttcctctttttttttttttttggtcaaAAGGGAATCAAGATTAGTAGAAGTGTCAAGGTTCATGGATCGGTCTTAGAATCGGATTAACCTATTCAGGTGATATGATTAAagtcaatataaataaatttatttagcaATCGTGTCAATTTATCTCAATCCTAACACGACACAAATTTTTTACAGATTATACAAACACGACATACATAATACGTTTATTTAAATGGATCTAAATCTGATATGACCTATTTCACCtgttatataaatagtataaaatttaatatatttaataaataaaaaaatatatttctttaaatcaacataaacaatattaaatcataaataaaatttttagctactaaaagaaacatttttaaaattcatataaatagtatcaaactattttgttagagttttgttttattttgtgagAGAGGTGGCACAACAGTAAAATGTTAGGATCGTCATACTAATTaggtattattttttatattttactttttagccattttatttttatttcctttcatttttatatattattattttatcttttatcttttaaaatttataaattgtaaaTGGATTGAGTCGGGCTGACACGACTCAACACAACACAGAAAATTAAATGGGTACAACGGGCTCGCGAGTCAACCCGTTACACGACTCATTTCAAGCCCGTGTCATAAACAAGTCAATTCGTTTACTGACCCAAACCTGCTAAGGCTCAACCCTAACCCGTATTTTTTCGTGATTGATGAATCGAGTTCGTGTGTCATGATCCATTTTTACATCCCTAAAGATTAGATTACCGAAGGCCAATAGTCCCTACCAGTACAAAGAAATATAGAGAAAAAGTCTagaaacaacaacaacaataacaataGAAGGACCAAAGACCCTTACCCCTGTAGGGTAGATAACAATAAGAAGTGTCTTAGAACAACTGGGCATACAACCAAAAATTACATCAGCCATGAggcttataaattttaagaataataagagACTCCTGAGATGTAAACTTTATTGTGCCAGAGCCTTTCGCCGATGATGTTGCAACCACCATTGCTCCAGTCCGGGTCTAAAATAGTAGACCTGTGAAAAAGATCATAGCTATTAAACTTGGCCCAGCCCGGCTGGTTAAACTATAAACCCGAGCATGTTCTGGTTCGTCAACTTTAAAACCTATTTTTACATCAACCTGTCTTAAAATTGATGACCCAGCCCAGCCTGGTCGATTGAACTGTGAACTAGAGCATGTTCCAATTCAGTCAgttttaaaatctatttttacaTCAACTCGCTTTAAAACTGATGACTCGGCTGGGTCAATCGGTGACCCGATCACGAGTCACACAGGTTAAATGGGTCaactctaataaaaatatttaaatattgcaAGCTAGGATTCAAATTTTTTACcgtcaaattaaaataaaaggaacaTAACCAATAAGTCAAATTAacattattgatattttattacaaaatttatcttttttatattcatttttctacgtaattaatttttcaattataaaataattaatatttatcaaataatattttaaaaaattcttatattaactTGTTAtctataagattttaattttaagtaatagattatttgattttagtatttatgtaattgtattaatttatcaattataataatttaatcttcTTAAGAGagataattttagatttaaaaagttaattagaTTCTTAAAATATGCTACGTTGAATGTATTAGATTTTATCATAATGTTAATAAAATCGATTAAATTTAGtgcaatttaatatatttataatttgtatCATAAAAGCTATTAATTCtatacattttataaaatatttaatatatatatataaaaagtattgGTTCGATCTTGACCTcggttaaatttttaatccttgACCCTCTAATCTGACTGTGTCGAAATCCGAGCCGGATTTAAAAACATTATAAAAGATAGTTTTGTATGGATGAAATGTCACAtctcaatctcaaaatcatagCCAACTTAACTAAACTACCGCAAACCTTTCGTATTTTACATAACCATCATCTATGGTGACAAATATATACATGAAAACGCCAAAATAACTTAGTTTACATATATTCACATAATCCtaactccaaattatattaaataaatataaactattaagataatattaGCACGACCTTCAAATCTACACATGTAAGGGAGTTAGATTAGACGTTTTCAAATTATCTTACTCCTGCTAactaaaagtttaaaatttaaaaacatgaGTATGGAAATACTCAGTA
The nucleotide sequence above comes from Ricinus communis isolate WT05 ecotype wild-type chromosome 6, ASM1957865v1, whole genome shotgun sequence. Encoded proteins:
- the LOC8276720 gene encoding LOB domain-containing protein 1 isoform X2, which codes for MGNNRDFNPFLFPSTNSKSNPPSSPSSPSSSESFPSITSPLQSPPSLLLAPDSQCSSTPLPPPTADAGPPLPPLLRAAVVRPPCDACKLLRRRCTEKCLFAPFFPPNGPFNFSTVHRVFGASNINKLLQQLPESQRADAINSMVYEANARIRDPIYGSAGEIRRLKEQVKELQARIGEEVSENESNSRSNFH
- the LOC8276720 gene encoding LOB domain-containing protein 1 isoform X1, which gives rise to MGNNRDFNPFLFPSTNSKSNPPSSPSSPSSSESFPSITSPLQSPPSLLLAPDSQCSSTPLPPPTADAGPPLPPLLRAAVVRPPCDACKLLRRRCTEKCLFAPFFPPNGPFNFSTVHRVFGASNINKLLQKIYKGSFKLELFICQHQQLPESQRADAINSMVYEANARIRDPIYGSAGEIRRLKEQVKELQARIGEEVSENESNSRSNFH